The genomic stretch TTCCCTCGTCGTCAAGCTCCTCCCCGACGACGCTCCTCCTGTACTCTCTTTAAGCAGCAAGCCAAGCAAGTCATAGTGTTGACGATTCTCTTTATTTTTGGACTCTAACTTTCGAGCTTCCACTATAGAGAAAAAAAGAGTGTCGATCTCTTGGCCAAGCTTCTTGGCTTCTAAAGTTTTGGTTGGGCATAAGAACTTGCTGAAAGGGACCCCCACAAACCGGTTTGTCTTGAAGAGAGTGGTCTGTAGAGCTTTTAATTTCTCAAACACTAACCTACCACTCTCGTCACTTATGCCAAAACTCGTCTTTGCTATGACTTCCCCGGCTGTCGTTGTAATTTCTCTCTCCACGTCAATTTCTGGGTTTCCGGAACTTATCTGGGTGGCCCAGTTGTCCAACATATTTGTGGCGGACTCCACTATTAAACATGCCATTGCCTGTATCACATTACGTACTTACAATAAGTTATCACATAAACATACTACACATATAGTAATGTGCTTCATATAGTGCTATATTAGTCAGTCATGCATTATAATTATAGATGGTGTTTAATTAAGTACGTAGAGATAATgtctattatatataatatggatttataaagaaaaaaaaatgagctGGGATAGAAGACCTTCAAGTTTTCAGGGGTGAAAGCAGGAGTGATGACATGGCGGTGACGGACCCAGTCGTCGCCTTCGACCATAAGCAGACTATTAATGCCAAACATGGGTTTCCTATCATGTTTGAAAACGGAGGGTTTTCCCCAACCCTTGGCCAAAACTTGACCAGACAAATTTTTCAGAAATTCTGGGTCTGACACATATAAAAATGGCTCTGTGCCCAACCAGTAGATGAATATCTTCCCTGCAATATTACCaagcattaaaaaaaaacaacagtaataatatttatgtatatatatatatatattatcttctACTTTACGGCTCATGCATGTAAGTTATAATATTCGCAGTTATAGATTGATTCTTACCAAAAGATTTTTGCCAGCTAGCAAAGTAAGGAAACACCCTTGAATGTATATTATGATGTATACCATGCGTAGAGGCATTGATTTTGGCCTTAATTCCCATAATATCAATTATATTACCGAAAGGGAAACTAGGAGATGGGCCACTGAAACCATTTCTCCTGAGTTTTAAGTTTGCCAGAGAAGGTGAAATCCAACAAGACCATAATAGTTTCCACAGGACAACAAATGAAACCAGTATGATCATCATGATCACCCAGTTAAGAGGTTGCTGAACACTACTCAGACCAACAAACTCCACGGAAAATATATACTATGTACGTACGAAAGAAGCTACGAGAGAattaatatatatgtgtatatacgAATATATGGATTTACGTATGTAGAAGATGAGAGTACTCGCTATACTTAGTTTTCCAATGAAAGTTTGGTAGTAGAATCGAATGGGTATTTACtatatatttatagaagaagatgaacaagggATTCAGAAAGACGACCAATCGATGGAAATTTGACTTGGAAAGGAAACTACAATTTACTTTGAAATATGTAATGTGGGTGTGGCTAATTTTCTAGTCTTAAGTTATAACTAAAAAGGTGGCCGTACGtgtttcttgttttctttgtttttcattttaaaCTAATTGTAACTTTTGGAATGCTGcacttttataattaaaaatagtgCTACATGTTTTTTTggtcatataaatatatttatattcaattttttattt from Humulus lupulus chromosome 5, drHumLupu1.1, whole genome shotgun sequence encodes the following:
- the LOC133779012 gene encoding cytokinin hydroxylase-like translates to MMIILVSFVVLWKLLWSCWISPSLANLKLRRNGFSGPSPSFPFGNIIDIMGIKAKINASTHGIHHNIHSRVFPYFASWQKSFGKIFIYWLGTEPFLYVSDPEFLKNLSGQVLAKGWGKPSVFKHDRKPMFGINSLLMVEGDDWVRHRHVITPAFTPENLKAMACLIVESATNMLDNWATQISSGNPEIDVEREITTTAGEVIAKTSFGISDESGRLVFEKLKALQTTLFKTNRFVGVPFSKFLCPTKTLEAKKLGQEIDTLFFSIVEARKLESKNKENRQHYDLLGLLLKESTGGASSGRSLTTRELVDECKTFFFGGHETTALAITWTMLLLAMYPEWQVELREEIKQVIGDKEVDATLLGGLKKMGWVMNEVLRLYPSAPNVQRQARGDIKVGDQTIPNGTNVWIDVVAMHHDPAIWGDDVNEFKPRRFKDDIFGGCTHKMGLLPFGFGGRMCVGRNLSFMEYKIFLTLILSRFSFYLSPTYTHSPAIMLSLRPTRGLPILFQSL